The DNA window tattccttccagcctacctttctaaACATATTTCGCTCACTTCATCTACTTTACACAATCTATCTTCTAGCCAAACCAGGATCCTTGTTCTTCACTGAAGTTGGTATTCCATCTTTGTTTCTGTACCTCTTACAGGGTGCCCCCATGCCTGAGTTGTACACTCTCTTCACCTGTACATCTTAGAATCTTTTGATTCTTTTAAGGTTCAGCTCAAGGGCTCCCTCCTTCATAAAGCCTTCCATGGCCCTCCTCTTTGGTAATGATTTGTTCTTCCTCCATATCTTGTATTCTGCTGATAGGCTGTATCTCTCAGTAGAACACAAGCTCCTTCACAGTAGagactttttttcatttgtctttatatcccagcAACTAGCAGAGTACTTTgcacataggaggcatttaatacatTTTGAATTAATTGAACTTGTGGCAACTTCAAAGAGAATATAAGTCAGTGTAgcctcacagaattgttttgaggcTCAAGTAAAGTCGTGCATTTGTGTGTGGGAGGATTAGGGGTGTGTGCAGGcatacactatataaatgtcagctactctTCAGTaataacaatttctttttcttaaagaatATCATAAAGAGAAGCTCATCAGGAATCTCTAGGTACCTAAAGGACAATTGGGATTTGGTAGTAGCAGCACAGATCCTGTCTGGAGGGAGACCATCCTGTGAGCCTGTATGATGACTGCAGAATCCAAAGAGACTGCCATCCTTTCTCCCAGGCTCTACAGGATCAGGATGGGCCTATAATAATCAAGGTGGAAGATGATCCTACCTGGGAGCAGGAATCTAGTCAGCAAAGTAACAGTCACCCCAGCCAGGAGATCTGGCGGCAACGCTTCAGACAACTGTGTTACCAGGAGACACCTGGGCCCCGAGAGGCTCTGAGCCGACTTCGAACACTCTGTTGTGAGTGGCTGAGGCCAGAGATGCACACTAAGGAGGAGATCTTGGAATTGCTGGTGCTAGAGCAATTCCTGAGTATCCTGCCAGAGGAGCTCCAGATCTGGTTGCAGGAACGACATCCAGAAAGTGGTGAGGAGGTAGTGATGCTACTGGAAGATTTGGAGAGAGAATTGGATGAACCAGGACAGCAGGTAGGGAGAATGACTAGGGGTACAGACTTTTAGACTGTAGCAAGGGTTTATGGGCACAGAATTTGGTACAGAGTTGctgaatttaaaacattttaaaactaggGGAAAActgttcatctttttcttttgttccctgaTAGCTTGTTGACTGAAAGcaactgtttcctttttctagTGTCTTTTGTCCCTGAGATCTCTTTAAGGTTTTAACTAGTTTCTCAAATGGTTTtgccaccttcttcaagaagcttttcttGGACCCCCTAGCTACTAGGGCATCCCATCACAAAACCATGTTTGTAAATACaagatgtatttattttgtatggatTCTGTATGTAAAAAGTAGACAtccatatgtgtttgtatgtatgggtgtgtgttTTGTCTCCATTACTTTTATCATTGTATCCTCATTGCTTGTAgtagtgcctcacacatagtaaacacttaatgatacttgttgattgattgattaattgattataaGCTCAATCTCACCTAATTGTTTCCAGGTCTCAGCCCACACAGAAGAACAAGCATTACTCTGGGAAGGAGTGACACCCCTGTTTCCAGCTCCAGTGACATTGAGGAAGTCACCGAGCATTCAGGTTCAAGTCTTGGAAACCCAGTTGAAATGTGAATCTCTGGAGCCACACCCTCTCCAAAAGATTGGTGAGAAGGGATTCATctgaggagagggaagggtggATTGTTTTGCCAAGGTGGTTAGTTTGGAATGGGTGAACAGGTACTTGAGGCCTAATGTATGCCCAGAACTgtgggggatttaaaaaaaaaaagtataagataTGTTTTgtgctttcaaggaattttaaTCTAGTTGAAAAAACAAGATGTTCACATAGCAGACAATTACAGAAGGATAGAATATTAACTTCAGTACTGGAAGACTGGAAGTGACCAAGGAAGCTGCTTGTGGTATTCTGATTCCTGGCAAGGAGTAGGTTGGATAGCGTCTGGAGGTAGTTATAGTACTTCATTTTGCTAGGGAAAAACAGGCTGGAAATACTAAAAGGTTATGCAGAGATAAAAAAAGGTGTGCTTTATAAGCAGCAGTGGTGACAGGGAGAGAATATAGGGATTCTCCTCAGCAACAAAGAGGGACTTGTAAGATTCTGAAAGTGCCAGGAGTGGGGGCAGGATGTCATTAACTGGTAGTGTTTGAGGGAGTCAAATGATTTCAACGAGGAGAGTTATAATGAATTGTTTAAAGGATGTGCACTGTATGCTTATATAACAATCCCATGAACTTTGAGGGATGAAGAGTCATGTGTTCAAAGCATATTGCACTTGCACACAAGAGTATGTTCACTTAGTGAAATATGTTATAAAAGA is part of the Dromiciops gliroides isolate mDroGli1 chromosome 4, mDroGli1.pri, whole genome shotgun sequence genome and encodes:
- the ZSCAN21 gene encoding LOW QUALITY PROTEIN: zinc finger and SCAN domain-containing protein 21 (The sequence of the model RefSeq protein was modified relative to this genomic sequence to represent the inferred CDS: inserted 2 bases in 2 codons), with translation MALQDQDGPIIIKVEDDPTWEQESSQQSNSHPSQEIWRQRFRQLCYQETPGPREALSRLRTLCCEWLRPEMHTKEEILELLVLEQFLSILPEELQIWLQERHPESGEEVVMLLEDLERELDEPGQQVSAHTEEQALLWEGVTPLFPAPVTLRKSPSIQVQVLETQLKCESLEPHPLQKIDYTGLFPLPPLSSLHLVPSTADMNNDGGEFVDLYVPRKCSSSNRIXGAKDHAFIQMNVAKVDKFTGRFNGQFKTYAICEAIRRMGEPDDSILRLAKNXWYCFKEILWDVS